In the Kribbella sp. NBC_00482 genome, one interval contains:
- a CDS encoding TadE family type IV pilus minor pilin → MPNHPAPPALSTPTSQTTTTTRPDHATRPDPATRPDHATRPDHATGADGVTRVDQAVRADCATRADRGTRADRGTRADRGTRADRGTRGGRARRGERGAVTAEMALALPVLVSLLLLGIWSIGLVVLNIRCIDAARDVARAVARGESLDQAKAIGHRTVPAGTIVINREASDIQVTVTAVPAHQPPLLAFLSPTSLTATATLQAEPDTP, encoded by the coding sequence ATGCCCAACCACCCAGCCCCGCCCGCCCTGAGCACTCCCACCTCACAAACAACCACCACAACCCGACCCGACCACGCGACCCGACCCGACCCCGCGACCCGACCCGACCACGCGACGCGACCGGACCACGCGACGGGAGCCGACGGTGTGACCCGAGTCGACCAGGCGGTGCGAGCCGACTGCGCGACACGAGCCGACCGTGGGACTCGAGCTGATCGTGGGACTCGAGCTGATCGTGGGACTCGAGCTGATCGTGGGACTCGAGGTGGTCGCGCGAGGCGAGGTGAGCGTGGGGCTGTTACGGCTGAGATGGCGTTGGCGCTTCCGGTGTTGGTTTCTCTTCTGCTGTTGGGGATCTGGTCCATCGGTCTCGTCGTGCTGAACATCCGGTGCATCGATGCCGCCCGCGATGTGGCTCGGGCCGTCGCACGTGGTGAGTCGCTCGATCAGGCGAAGGCGATCGGTCACCGCACCGTCCCCGCGGGGACGATCGTCATCAACCGCGAGGCATCCGACATCCAAGTGACAGTCACTGCCGTTCCTGCCCACCAGCCACCCCTCCTCGCCTTCCTATCTCCCACGAGCCTCACAGCAACCGCCACCCTCCAAGCGGAACCGGACACACCATGA
- a CDS encoding pilus assembly protein TadG-related protein — MTRTERGSATLHTLFAAVLLFTALTAAILWSAISTARHKLAAAADLTALSAAQSLSATHPPSATHPPSAAQLPSAAQLPSAAQPVGSSGQLERPEQPGGIAAPCVTAARIAVVNKVQLTACVVASDAVTIEVSLRLDLRLTRPTLTAAARAGPL, encoded by the coding sequence ATGACCCGTACCGAACGAGGCAGCGCCACACTCCACACCCTGTTCGCAGCCGTACTCCTGTTCACAGCCCTCACCGCAGCAATCCTCTGGTCAGCGATCTCCACCGCCCGCCACAAACTCGCCGCCGCAGCAGACCTAACTGCCCTGAGCGCCGCCCAATCCCTGAGCGCCACCCACCCCCCAAGCGCCACCCACCCCCCAAGCGCCGCCCAACTCCCAAGCGCCGCCCAACTCCCCAGCGCCGCCCAGCCGGTCGGTTCCAGCGGTCAGCTCGAGCGTCCCGAGCAGCCTGGGGGCATCGCGGCGCCCTGTGTGACGGCGGCTCGGATAGCTGTGGTTAACAAGGTGCAGCTCACCGCGTGTGTTGTCGCTTCCGACGCAGTGACCATCGAAGTGTCGCTTCGGCTGGATCTCCGGCTGACGCGTCCAACACTGACCGCGGCTGCGCGTGCCGGGCCGCTATGA
- a CDS encoding ABC transporter ATP-binding protein, which translates to MAGIDIEGLATVYPNGVRAVDGLDLHVADGEFFALLGPSGCGKTTLLRTIAGLEPASEGTVRIDAADVTRTEPGKRGVAMVFQDYALFPHMSVSENITYPLKVRRVAAATRADVASRTAGELSLDGLLERKPGQLSGGQQQRVALARAIASEGKVLLLDEPLSNLDARLRLEARTFLKKLQRDLGITTVFVTHDQAEALALADRIAVMDSGKLRQLGSPREVFARPANTFVANFIGSTPMNLLPGKVTADGAVTVAGGSLPATTSSTPADAEVTVGIRPEYLTLSTGDVAGPALRGEVVVAENLGTQSLVSVDCAGTLIGVTVPEETEPAPGTPVVLTAPATRVLLYTQDTGELLTSADRTAGARS; encoded by the coding sequence ATGGCGGGCATCGACATCGAAGGCCTCGCAACCGTCTACCCGAACGGCGTCCGCGCCGTCGACGGACTGGACCTGCACGTGGCCGACGGCGAGTTCTTCGCCCTCCTCGGTCCGTCGGGCTGCGGCAAGACCACGCTGCTCCGGACGATCGCGGGCCTCGAGCCCGCGAGCGAGGGCACCGTCCGCATCGACGCGGCGGACGTAACCCGCACCGAGCCGGGCAAGCGCGGCGTCGCCATGGTCTTCCAGGACTACGCGCTCTTCCCCCACATGAGCGTCTCCGAGAACATCACCTACCCCTTGAAGGTACGCCGGGTTGCTGCCGCCACCCGCGCCGATGTCGCCTCGCGTACCGCCGGCGAGCTGTCCTTGGACGGGCTTCTGGAACGCAAGCCCGGCCAGCTGTCCGGCGGCCAACAGCAACGAGTCGCTCTCGCCCGTGCGATCGCGTCCGAAGGCAAGGTCCTGCTGCTCGACGAGCCGCTGTCGAACCTCGACGCACGGCTCCGCCTCGAGGCCCGCACCTTCCTGAAGAAGCTCCAGCGCGACCTGGGCATCACCACGGTCTTCGTCACCCACGACCAGGCCGAGGCTCTCGCGCTCGCCGACCGCATCGCCGTCATGGACTCGGGCAAGCTCCGGCAACTGGGTTCCCCGCGTGAAGTCTTCGCCCGGCCCGCCAACACGTTCGTGGCGAACTTCATCGGCTCGACACCGATGAACCTCCTCCCGGGCAAGGTCACCGCCGACGGCGCGGTCACCGTGGCCGGCGGCTCGTTGCCTGCGACAACCTCCTCCACTCCGGCCGACGCCGAGGTAACGGTCGGCATCCGGCCCGAGTACCTGACCCTGTCGACCGGCGACGTCGCCGGCCCCGCCCTCCGCGGCGAGGTCGTCGTCGCCGAGAACCTCGGCACCCAGTCCCTCGTCAGCGTCGACTGCGCCGGCACTCTCATCGGCGTCACCGTCCCCGAGGAAACCGAACCCGCCCCCGGCACCCCGGTAGTCCTCACCGCCCCTGCCACCCGAGTCCTCCTCTACACCCAAGACACCGGCGAACTCCTCACGTCCGCAGACCGCACCGCCGGAGCTCGTTCGTGA
- a CDS encoding type II secretion system F family protein: MSPAVLAALLTLLTCTFALPPRSPGLHRLTTPTARRQPAARPQRARRHLRIWLLAPPTAVATALLGTQALVTALATAAVLALIAHQRTHHQRQKSIATRRTTIIEALDVLSADLTAGRPPITALEGAASISPDFELPHAAAKLGADVPAALARAATKPGATSLRALAAAWRVTEESGAAFATLTERLADYLRADEAIHRQTESSLAGARSTARILATLPVFGIALGYLLGAHPLTFLTTTPPGWLCLATGLALTATGLHWTTRIATPQT; the protein is encoded by the coding sequence ATGAGTCCCGCCGTCCTGGCCGCCCTCCTAACCCTCCTCACCTGCACCTTCGCCCTCCCACCCCGATCCCCAGGCCTCCACCGCCTGACAACTCCGACCGCCCGCCGACAACCAGCCGCCCGCCCACAGCGAGCCCGCCGCCACCTCAGAATCTGGCTCCTAGCCCCGCCAACAGCGGTGGCCACCGCCCTCCTCGGCACCCAAGCGCTCGTCACCGCCCTAGCAACAGCCGCCGTCCTCGCCCTGATCGCCCACCAACGAACCCACCACCAACGCCAGAAATCCATCGCAACCCGCCGCACCACCATCATCGAAGCCCTGGACGTACTCTCCGCCGACCTCACCGCCGGCCGCCCACCCATCACCGCCCTCGAAGGTGCCGCCTCGATCAGCCCCGACTTCGAACTACCCCACGCAGCAGCCAAACTCGGCGCCGACGTCCCCGCCGCGCTAGCCCGAGCCGCCACCAAACCCGGCGCAACCAGCCTCCGCGCCCTAGCCGCAGCCTGGCGCGTCACCGAAGAATCCGGCGCCGCCTTCGCCACCCTCACCGAACGCCTAGCCGACTACCTCCGGGCCGACGAAGCAATCCACCGCCAAACCGAATCCAGCCTCGCCGGCGCCCGCTCCACCGCCCGAATCCTCGCCACCCTCCCGGTTTTCGGCATAGCCCTCGGCTACCTCCTAGGAGCCCACCCCCTCACCTTCCTGACCACCACCCCACCCGGCTGGCTATGCCTAGCCACAGGCCTAGCCCTAACCGCCACAGGCCTCCACTGGACCACCCGCATAGCCACCCCCCAAACCTGA
- a CDS encoding DUF4244 domain-containing protein, protein MPKAAVATSNHLLPIEAKASSHPALYPNSQLEAHTPDTSRPRSTGIRLLRGTGIRRLCSKGIDRLRHRAERGAVTAEYAIMIVGACAIGGVLVALLRSPAMQNALKAIINYGLKIAGVEGVHI, encoded by the coding sequence ATGCCCAAGGCAGCAGTCGCCACCAGCAACCATCTGCTCCCCATCGAAGCCAAGGCCTCGTCGCACCCGGCCCTATACCCCAATAGCCAACTGGAGGCTCACACCCCCGACACCAGCCGCCCCCGCAGTACAGGCATCCGCCTCCTCCGCGGTACGGGGATTCGTCGCCTTTGTAGCAAGGGCATCGACCGCCTCCGCCACCGCGCCGAACGCGGGGCCGTAACCGCCGAGTACGCGATCATGATCGTCGGCGCCTGTGCCATCGGCGGCGTTCTGGTCGCCCTCCTCAGATCTCCCGCGATGCAGAACGCCCTCAAAGCAATCATCAACTACGGCCTGAAGATCGCCGGCGTAGAAGGCGTACACATCTGA
- a CDS encoding NYN domain-containing protein, producing MDGARSRVVIVDAANVVGSRPDGWWRDRVGAARRLLTRLAALQEQLPDTDVVVVLEGAACRAVSGDGAPETGRVRVVLASGSGDDTIVSVTAEVVAQSQHPAVTVVTADRGLRQRVEPIGATTTGPRWLLEHLDALSE from the coding sequence GTGGATGGTGCGCGGAGTCGGGTCGTCATTGTTGATGCTGCGAACGTGGTTGGGTCACGGCCCGATGGGTGGTGGCGGGATCGGGTTGGCGCGGCTAGGCGGTTGCTGACCCGGCTCGCGGCGTTGCAGGAGCAGTTGCCTGACACGGATGTGGTCGTGGTGCTCGAGGGTGCTGCATGCCGGGCGGTGTCCGGGGATGGTGCGCCTGAGACCGGTCGTGTTCGCGTGGTGCTGGCGTCGGGGTCCGGTGACGACACCATCGTGAGTGTGACTGCCGAGGTTGTCGCGCAGTCGCAGCATCCTGCAGTCACCGTGGTGACCGCGGATCGCGGGCTCCGGCAACGAGTCGAACCCATCGGCGCGACCACCACCGGTCCCCGTTGGCTCCTGGAGCACCTGGACGCCCTGTCTGAATAG
- a CDS encoding carbohydrate ABC transporter permease, producing the protein MTSATAPARGRAPARDVAGLGVGRALGFVAPAMLLIGAFLVFPALWTIYIGVTNYRLTGVEAVSPSMVGLSNYTKALNDALFHNALWLTMLFVLGSAIIGQNILGFTLAWILRRARPVVRRTVEAFTLLAWILPSTVVAYLWVAFYDRDGGTLNGILGTPGTAWLIDYPMACLVVFNTWRGTAFSMMLYSSALQAVPPSQLESARMVGASGWQTLRDIVFPHIRGHVLTNTLLISLWTANDFSPFLLTKGGPNHESETVPVYIYNVALQGGELGYSSAISFLLLIANLLVSLVYLRLLRRRP; encoded by the coding sequence ATGACTTCTGCTACCGCACCCGCGCGGGGCCGTGCCCCCGCGCGGGACGTCGCGGGCCTCGGGGTCGGCCGCGCACTCGGCTTCGTCGCGCCCGCGATGCTGCTGATCGGCGCCTTCCTGGTCTTCCCCGCGCTCTGGACCATCTACATCGGCGTCACCAACTACCGGTTGACCGGCGTCGAGGCCGTGTCGCCGTCGATGGTGGGGTTGTCGAACTACACGAAGGCGCTGAACGACGCGCTCTTCCACAACGCGTTGTGGCTGACGATGCTCTTCGTGCTCGGCTCCGCGATCATCGGGCAGAACATCCTCGGGTTCACGCTGGCGTGGATTCTTCGCCGCGCCCGCCCGGTGGTACGCCGTACGGTCGAGGCGTTCACGCTGCTGGCCTGGATCCTGCCGTCGACCGTGGTCGCGTACCTGTGGGTCGCGTTCTACGACCGGGACGGCGGCACGCTCAACGGCATCCTGGGTACGCCGGGCACCGCGTGGCTCATCGACTACCCGATGGCGTGTCTGGTGGTGTTCAACACGTGGCGCGGTACGGCGTTCTCGATGATGCTCTACTCGTCGGCGCTGCAGGCCGTCCCGCCGTCACAGCTCGAGTCGGCGCGGATGGTCGGGGCGTCGGGCTGGCAGACGCTGCGGGACATCGTGTTCCCGCACATCCGCGGGCATGTGCTGACCAACACGCTGCTGATCTCGCTGTGGACGGCCAACGACTTCTCGCCGTTCCTGCTCACCAAGGGCGGACCGAACCACGAGTCCGAGACGGTGCCGGTCTACATCTACAACGTGGCGCTGCAAGGCGGTGAGCTCGGGTACTCGTCGGCGATCTCGTTCCTGCTGCTGATCGCGAACCTCCTGGTCTCACTCGTCTACCTGCGGCTCCTCCGGAGGCGCCCATGA
- a CDS encoding CehA/McbA family metallohydrolase encodes MAVTSYRRRWTLDDRAESVWHSLPVDIPADCPGLLVTLTVPPVEGAVIDIGCEGAAGWRGWSGGARRTFAITSEAATPGYVPGELEPGTWWVVLGLHRVPVEGVELLVEAVTGPVDTIPGLTEYADVSAAIAVPERPPRRTLPASSGLKWIAGDFHAHSLHSDGSTPIANLAALGVSAGLDVLAVTDHNTVSHHPELPSLSKRFGLGLIPGQEVTTDTGHANAFGAIGPIDFRQPAATWVTEVARRGGLLSINHPLGGDCSWRHPLPEHPPLAEIWHSSWLDHTWGGPIAWWQAWGLEGTTPIGGSDWHNPTSITPPGSPTTWIAVDTSAEGPDELPAATLEALAAGRTALSWSYTAPVLVRANDELIALDAPDSLVISPDGSRHAIRSDRAHLPATPGPHLLITHTGKVLSTCA; translated from the coding sequence ATGGCTGTCACGTCGTACCGTCGGCGCTGGACACTCGACGACCGCGCCGAGTCGGTCTGGCATTCACTGCCCGTCGACATCCCAGCCGATTGCCCCGGCCTGCTCGTGACCCTCACCGTCCCGCCGGTCGAAGGCGCCGTCATCGACATCGGCTGCGAAGGCGCGGCCGGCTGGCGCGGATGGTCCGGCGGCGCCCGCCGAACCTTCGCGATCACCTCCGAGGCAGCCACCCCCGGCTATGTCCCCGGCGAACTCGAACCAGGCACCTGGTGGGTCGTCCTCGGCCTGCACCGAGTACCGGTCGAAGGCGTCGAACTCCTCGTCGAAGCAGTCACCGGCCCGGTCGACACCATCCCCGGCCTCACCGAGTACGCCGACGTCTCGGCCGCAATCGCCGTACCCGAGCGACCACCGCGCCGTACCCTCCCCGCATCCTCCGGCCTGAAGTGGATCGCCGGCGACTTCCACGCCCACTCGCTCCACTCCGACGGCTCGACCCCGATCGCCAACCTCGCCGCACTCGGTGTGTCCGCCGGCCTCGACGTACTAGCCGTCACCGACCACAACACCGTCTCCCACCACCCCGAACTCCCCTCACTCAGCAAACGCTTCGGCCTCGGCCTCATCCCCGGCCAGGAAGTCACCACCGACACCGGCCATGCGAACGCGTTCGGCGCCATCGGCCCGATCGACTTCCGCCAACCCGCCGCCACGTGGGTCACGGAGGTCGCCCGCCGCGGTGGTCTCCTCTCGATCAACCACCCCCTCGGCGGCGACTGCTCCTGGCGCCACCCGCTCCCCGAACACCCACCGCTCGCCGAGATCTGGCACTCCTCCTGGCTGGACCACACCTGGGGCGGGCCCATCGCCTGGTGGCAGGCCTGGGGCCTCGAAGGCACCACCCCCATCGGCGGCAGCGACTGGCATAACCCGACCTCCATCACGCCTCCCGGCTCTCCCACCACCTGGATCGCCGTAGACACCTCCGCCGAAGGCCCCGACGAACTCCCCGCCGCCACCCTCGAAGCCCTAGCCGCCGGCCGGACCGCCCTCTCCTGGTCCTACACCGCCCCCGTGCTGGTCCGAGCCAACGACGAACTCATCGCCCTCGACGCCCCCGACTCGCTAGTCATCTCCCCCGACGGCAGCCGCCACGCCATCCGCTCCGACAGGGCTCACCTCCCCGCCACCCCCGGCCCCCACCTCCTCATAACCCACACCGGTAAGGTCCTCTCCACCTGCGCGTAA
- a CDS encoding type II secretion system F family protein: MLHALTAAAAVALSIYFLIPPHPDLRRLTPPQPRTRRQFPRPHRLATAAATLAALALIGLPWGLIPAAIAYYTIPRALTRLEPATTKQRNARIARDLPLAIDLLTACLRAGRPPQHALTLVAEALPGPLADVFTKIALHLALGADPTTAWTHLRTEPSCAPMARAITRSLRSGAPLSKTLEHLADETRRAHHHTADQQARAAESRATLPLGLCFLPAFVLLSIVPTIADALIPYLLHP; this comes from the coding sequence ATGCTCCACGCACTGACCGCAGCCGCAGCTGTTGCCCTAAGCATCTATTTCCTGATCCCACCCCATCCCGACCTCCGCCGACTGACCCCACCGCAACCTCGCACCCGCCGCCAGTTCCCGCGACCCCACCGCCTAGCCACAGCCGCAGCGACCCTCGCCGCACTCGCACTCATCGGCCTCCCCTGGGGCCTGATCCCAGCCGCGATCGCGTACTACACCATCCCCCGAGCCCTCACCCGCCTAGAACCAGCCACCACCAAACAACGCAACGCCCGCATAGCCCGCGACCTCCCCCTCGCGATCGACCTCCTGACCGCCTGCCTCCGAGCCGGCCGCCCACCCCAACACGCCCTGACCCTCGTAGCCGAAGCCCTCCCCGGCCCACTAGCCGACGTCTTCACCAAAATCGCCCTCCACCTGGCGCTAGGAGCCGACCCCACCACCGCCTGGACCCACCTACGCACCGAACCATCCTGCGCCCCAATGGCCCGAGCCATCACCCGCTCCCTCCGCTCCGGAGCCCCACTCTCCAAAACCCTCGAACACCTAGCCGACGAAACCCGCCGAGCTCACCACCACACCGCCGACCAACAAGCCCGAGCCGCAGAATCCCGAGCCACCCTGCCACTAGGCCTCTGCTTCCTCCCCGCGTTCGTACTCCTCTCGATCGTCCCAACCATCGCCGACGCCCTAATCCCATACCTCCTCCACCCCTGA
- a CDS encoding carbohydrate ABC transporter permease — protein sequence MRPGYVVRRIGFYVLICAITLFFAVPMLWIASAPFDASPGLGVHWPDWTLENVRKTLDHPYAMHSMVNSLLICVTTAVAVTAFAAFASYALSRVRIPGRDALLYGLLLLSSVVTGTAAMVPIFVMMFQLGLIDSRFGVALVMTGGLLPAAIFILKDFVDAVPKSYEESARVFGASTGQILRDVVLPVARPGLATIMVWAFVNSWGNFLVPFLLIRSIDKQPGAVLMQTLTDEGGSVNLQVLPVFSLLFSIPVVVLYLLVNSRYGFRFHGGIKS from the coding sequence ATGAGGCCCGGGTACGTCGTACGCCGGATCGGGTTCTACGTCCTGATCTGCGCGATCACGCTGTTCTTCGCCGTACCGATGCTGTGGATCGCGTCGGCGCCGTTCGATGCCTCGCCGGGTCTGGGAGTGCACTGGCCGGACTGGACGCTGGAGAACGTCCGGAAGACGCTCGACCATCCCTACGCGATGCACTCGATGGTCAACTCGCTGCTGATCTGCGTGACGACCGCCGTCGCGGTCACCGCGTTCGCCGCGTTCGCGTCGTACGCGTTGTCGCGGGTCCGCATCCCCGGCCGGGACGCGTTGCTGTACGGGTTGCTGCTGCTGTCCTCGGTCGTCACCGGGACGGCGGCGATGGTGCCGATCTTCGTGATGATGTTCCAGCTCGGGCTGATCGACTCCCGGTTCGGCGTCGCGCTGGTGATGACCGGCGGCCTGCTGCCGGCGGCAATCTTCATCCTGAAGGACTTCGTCGACGCGGTCCCCAAGTCCTACGAGGAGTCGGCGCGGGTCTTCGGCGCGTCCACGGGCCAGATCCTGCGCGACGTCGTACTCCCGGTCGCACGACCCGGTCTGGCCACCATCATGGTCTGGGCGTTCGTGAATTCCTGGGGCAACTTCCTGGTGCCCTTCCTGCTCATCCGGTCGATCGACAAGCAGCCCGGTGCGGTGCTGATGCAGACCCTCACCGACGAAGGCGGCAGCGTGAACCTGCAGGTGCTGCCGGTGTTCTCGCTGCTGTTCTCGATCCCGGTCGTCGTGCTGTACCTGCTGGTGAACTCGCGATACGGGTTCCGCTTCCACGGAGGGATCAAGAGCTGA
- a CDS encoding TadA family conjugal transfer-associated ATPase, whose protein sequence is MTNTVVPAGLLDRVRSTLALTGAAPTPVHVAAALRADGTICGDTMVLAVVTALRREALGAGPLDSLLAEPGVTDILLNGPDEVYIDRGRGLEFVAIRTGDEPAIRRLATRLAAAAGRRLDDSTPYVDVRLSDGTRFHAVLAPIAAPGTCLSLRVPSRKVFTLDDLVAAGALPQAGAAILQDLLDSRLAFLISGGTGTGKTTLLNSLLSLANPAERLVLVEDANELRPDHPHVVRLEARPPNIEGVGEISLRDLVRQALRMRPDRLVVGEVRGAEVVDLLTALNTGHEGGCGTIHANSASDVPARLEALGALAGLTQTAVHSQAASALHAVIHLTRTPTGHRRITEIHTLTKPPNGTLTTHPAVTFHPNNTLTLHPPSRLFTTPAQATPAGAA, encoded by the coding sequence ATGACCAACACCGTCGTACCTGCAGGCCTTCTAGACCGCGTCCGCAGCACCCTCGCACTCACCGGCGCCGCGCCAACCCCAGTACACGTAGCAGCAGCTCTCCGCGCCGACGGCACCATCTGCGGCGACACCATGGTCCTGGCAGTGGTCACGGCCCTCCGCAGAGAAGCCCTAGGAGCCGGCCCGCTCGACAGCCTCCTCGCCGAACCCGGCGTCACCGACATCCTGCTCAACGGCCCGGACGAGGTCTACATCGACCGTGGCCGCGGCCTCGAGTTCGTCGCCATCCGCACCGGAGACGAACCCGCCATCCGCCGCCTCGCCACCCGCCTCGCCGCCGCAGCAGGCCGTCGCCTCGACGACTCCACCCCGTACGTCGACGTCCGCCTGTCCGACGGCACCCGCTTCCACGCCGTCCTCGCCCCGATCGCCGCCCCAGGAACCTGTCTGTCGCTCCGCGTCCCGTCCCGCAAGGTCTTCACCCTCGACGACCTGGTGGCAGCCGGCGCCCTCCCACAAGCAGGCGCCGCCATCCTCCAAGACCTCCTGGACTCCCGCCTGGCCTTCCTGATCAGCGGAGGCACCGGCACCGGGAAGACAACCCTCCTCAATTCCCTGCTCTCATTGGCAAATCCCGCCGAACGCCTGGTCCTGGTAGAAGACGCCAACGAGCTCCGCCCCGACCACCCGCACGTGGTCCGCCTGGAAGCCCGACCACCCAATATCGAAGGCGTCGGCGAGATCTCCCTCCGAGACCTCGTCCGCCAAGCCCTCCGCATGCGCCCCGACCGCCTGGTCGTAGGCGAAGTCCGAGGCGCCGAAGTAGTAGATCTCCTGACCGCCTTGAACACCGGTCACGAAGGCGGCTGCGGCACCATCCACGCCAACTCCGCGTCGGACGTCCCCGCCCGCCTAGAAGCCCTAGGTGCCTTGGCCGGCCTGACCCAAACCGCTGTCCACAGCCAAGCAGCCTCCGCCCTACACGCCGTGATCCACCTGACCCGAACCCCCACCGGCCACCGCCGAATCACCGAAATCCACACCCTCACCAAGCCCCCGAACGGCACCCTGACCACCCACCCCGCGGTCACCTTTCACCCCAACAACACCCTCACCCTCCACCCCCCATCCCGCCTCTTCACCACCCCCGCTCAGGCAACCCCCGCAGGTGCTGCATGA
- a CDS encoding response regulator: MIGNRVLLISRTYFPDARTVTSEARLPNRIRLLLVDDQILSRGLLRSGLERERDLEIVAELNRSDDVVGAAKRHRANVALVDAGGPGSDSITVTTRLRTSMPECRVVMLTTYGRPVHMRRGLDAGAKGFALRGSPAPQLADAVRRVHLGLRVVDANLAAENLRYSETPLNAGETDTLRAARDGGSVAVIAQELDVSERVVRTRLWSAIGKTGAHTRSDAVEIAERNGWLLD; this comes from the coding sequence ATGATCGGGAACCGAGTACTGCTCATCTCCCGGACGTACTTCCCCGACGCCCGGACGGTTACCTCGGAGGCTCGTTTGCCCAACCGGATTCGGCTGCTGCTGGTCGACGACCAGATCCTCAGCCGAGGCTTGCTTCGCAGCGGTCTGGAGCGTGAGCGCGATCTGGAGATCGTTGCCGAGCTCAACCGATCTGACGACGTCGTCGGTGCGGCCAAACGGCACCGTGCGAATGTCGCGCTGGTCGATGCGGGTGGCCCGGGCAGCGACAGCATCACGGTGACGACCAGGTTGCGTACGTCGATGCCGGAGTGCCGGGTCGTGATGCTCACGACGTACGGGCGGCCGGTGCACATGCGTCGAGGGCTCGATGCCGGGGCGAAAGGGTTCGCGTTGAGGGGCAGCCCGGCGCCGCAGTTGGCGGATGCGGTACGGCGGGTGCACCTTGGTCTGCGCGTGGTCGACGCGAATCTCGCGGCCGAGAATCTCAGGTACTCCGAGACTCCGCTGAACGCGGGCGAGACCGACACACTGCGCGCGGCACGTGATGGTGGATCGGTTGCGGTCATCGCGCAGGAGCTCGATGTGTCCGAGCGTGTCGTCCGCACCAGGCTCTGGTCGGCTATCGGTAAGACCGGCGCGCACACCCGTTCCGACGCCGTCGAGATCGCGGAACGAAACGGCTGGCTTCTCGACTAG
- the ssd gene encoding septum site-determining protein Ssd — MATTNEALLDDLLRLAAAASVTPLVERDLHSLRRSWHAPSLVVIGRDLAEPLARAQPAHRPGVVVVGATSDGDDLYRCAFDVGADAVCRLPDDEPLLAGKFADALDGVDRSAVTLAFVGGCGGAGSTTLAAAVAVLGNRRGFRTMLIDGDPLGGGIELALGIEHDPGDRWPKLLNASGRVSAAALRSALPSVNGLSVLSWDQSDVTVLPPDTMSSVIGAAQRSTDLVVLDLPRRPDPAVEEGFIRSTATLLVVPCDVRSVAAAKRLSGPLRSVAGDLRVVVRDTRPGLAPTDVAAHLSLPLATKLGHDRNLPTAMDQGHFTLNPRSHLARAATTLLKLFPPPI, encoded by the coding sequence ATGGCAACTACCAACGAAGCCCTGCTCGACGACCTGCTCCGACTGGCCGCGGCCGCGTCCGTCACGCCTCTCGTCGAGCGCGATCTGCACAGTCTGCGGCGCAGCTGGCATGCCCCTTCGCTCGTCGTCATCGGCCGCGACCTGGCCGAGCCGCTCGCGCGCGCTCAGCCCGCACATCGGCCAGGAGTGGTCGTGGTCGGCGCGACCTCGGACGGCGACGACCTCTACCGATGCGCCTTCGACGTCGGCGCAGATGCCGTCTGCCGGCTACCCGACGACGAGCCGCTGCTCGCCGGCAAGTTTGCGGATGCCCTGGACGGTGTCGACCGTTCCGCCGTCACCCTGGCGTTCGTCGGCGGCTGCGGGGGAGCAGGTTCGACCACGCTCGCCGCCGCTGTGGCGGTCCTCGGCAATCGCCGCGGGTTCCGCACGATGCTGATCGACGGCGACCCGCTCGGCGGCGGCATCGAGCTTGCCCTCGGCATCGAGCACGACCCCGGCGACCGCTGGCCCAAACTCCTGAACGCGTCCGGCCGGGTCAGCGCCGCCGCCCTCCGCTCCGCACTGCCTTCCGTCAACGGACTGTCGGTCCTGTCCTGGGATCAGTCCGACGTCACTGTGCTACCGCCGGACACGATGAGCTCGGTGATCGGCGCCGCCCAACGCAGCACCGACCTGGTCGTCCTCGACCTACCGCGCCGCCCGGACCCCGCCGTAGAAGAGGGCTTCATTCGCTCCACCGCAACCCTTCTCGTCGTCCCCTGCGACGTCCGCTCGGTCGCAGCTGCAAAACGCCTCTCCGGCCCACTCCGGTCGGTCGCCGGCGACCTTCGCGTAGTAGTCCGCGACACCCGGCCCGGCCTCGCACCCACCGACGTCGCCGCCCATCTCTCCTTGCCCCTAGCAACAAAACTCGGCCACGACCGAAACCTCCCCACCGCCATGGACCAAGGCCACTTCACCCTGAACCCCCGAAGCCACTTGGCCCGCGCCGCCACCACCCTCCTGAAGCTCTTCCCCCCACCCATCTAG